From the genome of Geothrix sp. 21YS21S-4, one region includes:
- a CDS encoding ComEC/Rec2 family competence protein — MLSRSSLWRRLSGAPMWPLAWALAAACAVPWLAPERWSGHVDTRWLILGALGWCATLPLFFRRRWAVVPLALGLAGFTFLGLARKARWETALPAGFQALEGRLAEPWTPQGDRVRTHLEVVAPESLKGLALPLTVPAEGKAPLPAPGTPIRLRAELRSVEPGPIFLAERPLWRARSDEAPRRIHLPSAQLMEATGPPAPSLLLRLQAFARRRFDALPLDPTARDLWGALTLGIPPAQEAHFSVFAESGTLHILVVSGLQVTLVMAAVEALLRRLRMRGAAGGSMVAGLLYSALVGFSAPVWRGLFMGIAWAFGRRSGWQLPPAAGLHLALLLWLLGHPAAGAEPGFLLAWWALLGLLWGAEPLAGLIAPLLGRAALPFARLAAPWLSTLPLLALLHGGAPKWGILANLLVLPLVAFLTPLCLALILLPLPGLTPAAAAVLGWMGDRLVPAFTGLAPLATGILWPWLLLALGWILLAHRQGTLRRTRALIVGLVGLSAGLLVSRGTGRAPEALSLEAVDVGQGDALLVRAPQGDATLVDTGAGPWTARRVVRVLSRRGVREPVHLVLTHPHADHTGGWATLSRLWPLASTSVPITADDEDPWAPFSPPGADPSGLLRGDGWRRGEAAFSVRWPARAYALPDANMVSAVLRVTWGDRELWLMGDALGIQERDLLDLGEPGPFAHRVLKAGHHGSRTASDPAWVAALRPEVAMISAGLRNRFDHPHPETLETFRREGIGAWITGPSRGVRISAVPGGWRIDTGDGAAAFIPFRKTPTP, encoded by the coding sequence ATGCTCTCCAGATCCAGCCTGTGGCGCCGCCTCTCCGGCGCCCCCATGTGGCCCCTGGCCTGGGCCCTCGCCGCCGCCTGCGCCGTGCCATGGCTCGCGCCGGAACGCTGGAGCGGACACGTCGACACGCGGTGGCTCATTCTGGGCGCCCTCGGCTGGTGCGCCACGCTGCCCCTCTTCTTCCGCCGCCGCTGGGCGGTGGTTCCCCTCGCGCTCGGGCTCGCGGGCTTCACGTTCCTGGGCCTCGCCCGAAAAGCGCGGTGGGAGACGGCCCTGCCTGCGGGTTTCCAGGCGCTGGAGGGCCGCCTTGCAGAGCCCTGGACCCCACAGGGCGACCGCGTGCGGACCCATCTGGAGGTGGTGGCACCCGAGTCCCTGAAAGGGCTGGCGCTTCCCCTCACCGTGCCGGCCGAGGGCAAAGCTCCCCTGCCAGCGCCCGGAACGCCCATCCGCCTGCGGGCGGAATTGCGGTCGGTGGAGCCCGGCCCCATCTTCCTGGCCGAGCGCCCGCTGTGGCGGGCCCGGAGCGACGAGGCCCCCCGCCGCATCCACCTTCCTTCCGCCCAGTTGATGGAAGCCACCGGTCCGCCCGCCCCTTCCCTTCTCCTTCGCCTCCAGGCCTTCGCGCGAAGACGCTTCGACGCGCTCCCGCTGGACCCCACCGCGCGGGACCTGTGGGGAGCCCTCACCCTCGGCATCCCACCCGCGCAGGAAGCCCATTTCAGCGTGTTCGCCGAGAGCGGGACCCTCCACATCCTGGTGGTCTCGGGCCTTCAGGTGACGCTGGTGATGGCGGCGGTGGAGGCCCTCCTCCGCCGGCTCCGCATGCGGGGCGCGGCCGGAGGATCCATGGTCGCGGGACTGCTCTACTCCGCGCTGGTGGGCTTTTCCGCCCCGGTGTGGCGGGGCCTCTTCATGGGCATCGCCTGGGCCTTCGGGCGGCGCAGCGGGTGGCAGCTTCCGCCCGCCGCCGGCCTTCACTTGGCCCTCCTCCTGTGGCTGCTGGGCCATCCCGCGGCGGGAGCGGAGCCGGGGTTCCTCCTCGCGTGGTGGGCGCTGCTGGGCCTGCTGTGGGGAGCGGAGCCCCTCGCCGGGCTCATCGCTCCGCTCCTGGGCCGCGCGGCGCTTCCTTTCGCGCGGCTGGCGGCACCCTGGCTGTCCACGCTGCCCCTGCTCGCCCTGCTCCACGGCGGCGCCCCCAAGTGGGGAATCCTCGCCAACCTCCTGGTGCTGCCCCTGGTGGCCTTTCTGACGCCCCTCTGCCTCGCGCTGATCCTCCTGCCCCTTCCCGGCCTGACGCCGGCCGCCGCGGCGGTTCTGGGCTGGATGGGCGATCGCCTCGTGCCCGCGTTCACGGGGCTGGCGCCCCTCGCCACCGGCATTCTGTGGCCCTGGCTTCTTCTGGCTTTGGGCTGGATCCTCCTGGCGCATCGCCAGGGAACCCTCCGCCGCACCCGCGCCCTGATCGTGGGACTGGTGGGCCTTTCGGCGGGACTGCTCGTCTCCCGCGGGACGGGCCGCGCGCCGGAGGCTCTGTCCCTGGAGGCGGTGGACGTGGGCCAGGGCGATGCCCTGCTGGTCCGCGCGCCGCAAGGGGACGCCACGCTCGTGGATACCGGAGCCGGCCCCTGGACGGCCCGGCGCGTCGTGCGGGTGCTGAGCCGCCGGGGCGTTCGCGAACCCGTCCACCTCGTCCTCACCCATCCCCACGCGGATCACACGGGCGGGTGGGCCACCCTGTCGCGGCTGTGGCCCCTGGCCTCGACCTCCGTGCCCATCACCGCCGACGACGAGGATCCCTGGGCGCCCTTCAGCCCACCCGGGGCGGATCCTTCGGGTCTCTTGCGGGGCGATGGCTGGAGGCGCGGAGAGGCTGCCTTCAGCGTCCGGTGGCCCGCCCGCGCCTACGCCCTGCCCGACGCCAACATGGTGTCGGCAGTTCTGCGCGTCACGTGGGGCGACCGGGAGCTGTGGCTGATGGGCGACGCCCTGGGCATCCAGGAGCGGGACCTGCTGGACCTCGGCGAGCCGGGTCCCTTCGCCCACCGCGTCCTGAAGGCCGGCCACCACGGCAGCCGGACGGCCTCCGATCCCGCCTGGGTCGCGGCCCTCCGCCCGGAAGTCGCCATGATTTCGGCGGGCCTCCGGAACCGCTTCGACCACCCGCACCCGGAAACGCTGGAGACGTTTCGGAGGGAAGGCATCGGCGCGTGGATCACCGGCCCCTCCCGCGGCGTGCGGATCTCCGCCGTCCCCGGCGGCTGGCGGATCGATACGGGCGACGGCGCGGCGGCCTTCATCCCCTTCCGAAAAACCCCGACTCCCTGA
- a CDS encoding sigma-54 dependent transcriptional regulator translates to MTPVRALLVDDDPTILEVVGSLLSRHGHEVVGTGSGLRGAQCLRNERFDLAVVDLMLPDLSGLELARQAVARPDTVVVVLSGSTEVETVLQAMKMGIYDYVPKPFRTEDLEHTLLRAVEKSRLNLENQRLRERVEGRPSGPQMVGRSDAWQNLQALLRRVAPSPSTVLITGPSGTGKELAARAIHQWSPRAPGPFVAIHCGAIPETLLEDELFGHVRGAYTDARTDRPGRFQQAEGGTLFLDEIGTMPPSLQVKLLRVIQEREFTPLGSTRTQKADFRLVAATNEDLGDLVEQKRFREDLFYRLNVIPVQLHPLREHPQDIPVLVAHFLRKFARDLGIPLKQVEPAALQALEVYGWPGNVRELENAVERAMALGSDPERLLLQDLPAPVAGVLPSAAFPRLPQHQDLGRFLADLERHLILEALQATNWNKSETSRRLGMRRTTLLHRLKALGIPLDPMGEAASALAREAPDA, encoded by the coding sequence ATGACTCCCGTGCGGGCCCTTCTGGTGGACGACGATCCCACCATCCTCGAGGTGGTAGGAAGCCTCCTCTCCCGCCACGGACACGAGGTGGTCGGCACCGGCTCGGGGCTCCGCGGTGCCCAGTGCCTCCGCAACGAGCGGTTCGACCTAGCGGTGGTGGATCTCATGCTCCCCGACCTCAGCGGGCTCGAACTGGCCCGCCAGGCGGTCGCCCGGCCGGACACCGTCGTGGTGGTGCTGTCCGGCTCGACGGAAGTGGAGACGGTGCTCCAGGCCATGAAGATGGGCATCTACGACTACGTGCCCAAGCCCTTCCGCACCGAGGATCTCGAGCACACCCTCCTGCGGGCGGTGGAGAAGTCCCGCCTCAACCTGGAGAACCAGCGCCTCCGGGAGCGGGTGGAGGGTCGGCCCTCGGGTCCCCAGATGGTGGGCCGGTCGGACGCCTGGCAGAACCTCCAGGCCCTCCTGCGCCGGGTGGCGCCTTCGCCTTCCACGGTGCTGATCACCGGCCCCTCCGGCACGGGCAAGGAACTGGCGGCCCGGGCCATTCACCAGTGGAGCCCGCGCGCGCCTGGCCCCTTCGTCGCCATCCACTGCGGCGCCATTCCTGAGACGCTGCTGGAGGACGAGCTGTTCGGCCACGTCCGGGGCGCCTACACCGACGCGCGCACGGATCGCCCCGGCCGCTTCCAGCAGGCGGAGGGCGGGACGCTCTTCCTCGACGAGATCGGGACCATGCCGCCGAGCCTCCAGGTGAAGCTCCTCCGCGTGATCCAGGAGCGGGAGTTCACGCCCCTGGGCTCGACCCGCACCCAGAAGGCGGACTTCCGCTTGGTGGCCGCCACCAATGAGGATCTCGGCGATCTGGTGGAGCAGAAGCGCTTCCGGGAGGATCTCTTCTACCGACTGAACGTGATCCCGGTGCAGCTCCATCCCCTGCGGGAGCATCCCCAGGACATTCCGGTGCTGGTGGCCCATTTCCTCCGCAAGTTCGCGCGGGATCTGGGAATTCCCCTCAAGCAGGTGGAGCCCGCCGCGCTCCAGGCGCTGGAAGTCTACGGCTGGCCCGGGAACGTGCGGGAACTGGAGAACGCCGTGGAGCGCGCCATGGCCCTGGGGTCGGATCCGGAGCGCCTTCTCCTCCAGGACCTTCCGGCTCCCGTGGCGGGCGTCCTGCCTTCGGCGGCCTTCCCGCGGCTTCCGCAGCACCAGGACCTGGGCCGCTTCCTGGCCGATCTGGAGCGCCACTTGATCCTCGAAGCCCTTCAGGCCACGAACTGGAACAAGAGCGAGACCTCCCGCCGCCTGGGGATGCGCCGCACCACCCTCCTTCACCGCCTCAAGGCCCTGGGCATCCCCCTGGATCCCATGGGAGAGGCGGCGTCGGCCCTGGCGCGGGAGGCCCCCGATGCGTAG
- a CDS encoding DNA cytosine methyltransferase, with translation MRKLRLRVMRVLELFSGLGGWRFALGDRGLVAAAYDVSDPANATYALNHGDRPRTRELATLPPKDLAAVDADTWLLSPPCQPFCRMGNHRGLEDRRSRAFRHLMDLFDAAPPERLVLENVGGFRGSDAHALLAERLRAHGFHALDLEACPTGFGLPNLRPRVFVVASRKPLAVRPLPAVPPRPLADFLDEEEDPALYLAPDVLARHGEGMDLVTAADRRSACFIGGYGQCFVGSGSFLRTAKGVRRFSPSEAARLLGLPAGFRFPDSLSLEARYRLLGNGLSIPVATWALDHL, from the coding sequence TTGCGGAAGCTGCGGCTGCGGGTGATGCGGGTCCTGGAGCTGTTCTCGGGGCTCGGCGGCTGGCGCTTCGCCCTGGGAGATCGCGGCCTTGTCGCCGCCGCCTACGACGTGAGCGACCCCGCCAATGCCACCTACGCGCTGAACCACGGGGACCGGCCCCGCACCCGCGAGCTCGCCACCCTTCCCCCGAAGGATCTGGCCGCGGTGGACGCCGACACATGGCTGCTGAGCCCGCCGTGCCAGCCCTTCTGCCGCATGGGGAACCACCGGGGGCTGGAGGATCGCCGCTCCCGCGCCTTCCGCCACCTCATGGATCTGTTCGACGCGGCGCCTCCCGAGCGGCTCGTCCTGGAGAACGTCGGAGGCTTCCGGGGCTCCGACGCCCATGCCCTGCTGGCCGAACGTCTGCGCGCCCACGGCTTCCACGCCCTCGATCTCGAGGCCTGTCCCACCGGCTTCGGGCTGCCCAATTTGCGGCCGCGGGTCTTCGTGGTGGCTTCCCGGAAGCCCCTCGCGGTTCGGCCTTTGCCGGCCGTGCCGCCGCGCCCCTTGGCCGACTTCCTGGACGAGGAGGAGGACCCTGCGCTGTACCTCGCGCCCGACGTCCTCGCCCGCCATGGTGAGGGAATGGATCTCGTGACGGCGGCGGATCGGCGCAGCGCCTGCTTCATCGGCGGCTACGGCCAGTGCTTCGTGGGCAGCGGCTCCTTCCTGCGGACGGCGAAGGGCGTGCGCCGCTTCTCGCCCTCTGAAGCGGCCCGCCTGCTGGGCCTGCCGGCGGGATTCCGCTTTCCTGATTCCCTGTCGCTGGAAGCCCGCTACCGCCTGCTGGGCAACGGCCTGTCCATTCCCGTGGCGACCTGGGCGCTGGACCACCTGTAG
- the ppdK gene encoding pyruvate, phosphate dikinase, with the protein MSKGVYTFGGNRNEGSAAMRNLLGGKGCNLAEMAGLGIPVPPGFTLTTEQCGAYYTHGRQLSEALRTEVVEALRWLEGVRGCRFGSDENPLLLSVRSGARVSMPGMMDTVLNLGLNDRTVLALEKASGNSRFAWDSYRRFITMYSNVVLGVEHALFEAELERAKERLGKHQDTDLSAEDWKALVVAFKEIVQEETGRAFPQEPMDQLWGAIRAVFESWNTARAITYRRLNRIPDDWGTGVNVQSMVFGNMGDDCGTGVAFTRDPSTGEKLFYGEYLINAQGEDVVAGIRTPQPITRQQAEGTGLKSLEEAMPASFTELDATCQRLEQHFQDMQDIEFTIERGKLFLLQTRNGKRTAMAGIRIAIDLVDEGLIDSRTALKRLDADSLSQLLAPVFDPKEKDRLRTEGHLLTKGLNAGPGAATGRIALTAEDAERMAQEGPVVLVRVETSPEDIAGMVAAQGILTARGGMTSHAAVVARGMGKPCVCGASAVQIDVARGLVMVGEQVLKAGEDWISLDGSTGEVFAGKLSAHPSEVNQVLVDGRLKAEESELYGRFAKIMDWSREARRLKVRTNADTPHDAAVARAFGAQGIGLCRTEHMFFEGDRILSVREMILATDTEGRRKALAKLLPMQREDFEGIFAAMDGLPVNIRLLDPPLHEFLPQDEAGQKEMAEILGVDLGTVERRVAQLHEFNPMMGHRGCRLGITFPEIVRMQVRAIAEAALNVRAKGITAIPEIMVPLIGTVRELVYTKTEILDELAQVSRERGEAFACPIGTMIEIPRAALTSDKIAQEAEFFSFGTNDLTQMGFGFSRDDAGTFLPEYVGKKILDEDPFQSLDQEGIGELVRISCEKGRAVRPDLKLGVCGEHGGDPRSVRFFHQVGLDYVSCSPYRVPIATLAAAQAALD; encoded by the coding sequence ATGAGTAAAGGTGTTTACACCTTCGGGGGAAACCGCAATGAAGGCAGCGCTGCCATGCGCAACCTTCTGGGAGGCAAGGGCTGCAACCTTGCGGAGATGGCGGGGCTTGGCATTCCCGTCCCGCCCGGATTCACCCTGACGACCGAGCAGTGCGGGGCCTACTACACCCATGGCCGGCAACTGTCTGAAGCCTTGCGCACGGAAGTGGTAGAGGCCCTCCGGTGGCTGGAGGGCGTACGCGGCTGCCGGTTCGGCTCCGACGAAAATCCCCTGCTCCTGTCGGTGCGCTCCGGGGCGCGGGTGTCCATGCCCGGCATGATGGACACCGTCCTCAATCTGGGGCTCAACGACCGCACCGTCCTGGCCCTGGAGAAGGCCAGCGGCAATTCCCGCTTCGCGTGGGACTCCTATCGCCGCTTCATCACGATGTACAGCAACGTGGTGCTGGGCGTGGAGCACGCGCTCTTCGAGGCCGAGCTGGAGCGCGCCAAGGAGCGCCTCGGGAAGCACCAGGACACGGATCTGAGCGCGGAGGATTGGAAGGCCCTGGTCGTGGCCTTCAAGGAGATCGTCCAGGAGGAGACCGGCCGCGCCTTTCCCCAGGAACCCATGGACCAGCTGTGGGGCGCCATCCGCGCCGTCTTCGAGAGCTGGAACACCGCGCGCGCCATCACCTACCGGCGGCTGAACCGCATCCCCGACGACTGGGGCACGGGCGTCAACGTCCAGAGCATGGTCTTCGGCAACATGGGCGACGACTGCGGCACGGGCGTGGCCTTCACGCGGGATCCCTCCACGGGCGAGAAGCTGTTCTACGGCGAATACCTGATCAATGCCCAGGGAGAGGACGTGGTGGCGGGCATCCGCACGCCCCAGCCCATCACCCGGCAGCAGGCTGAGGGCACGGGGCTCAAGAGCCTGGAAGAGGCCATGCCCGCTTCCTTCACGGAACTCGACGCCACATGCCAGCGGCTGGAACAGCACTTCCAGGACATGCAGGACATCGAGTTCACCATCGAGCGCGGCAAGCTGTTCCTTCTTCAGACGCGCAACGGCAAGCGCACGGCCATGGCGGGGATCCGCATCGCCATCGACCTGGTGGACGAAGGGCTCATCGACAGCCGAACGGCCCTCAAGCGCCTGGACGCCGACAGCCTGTCGCAGCTCCTGGCGCCCGTATTCGATCCCAAGGAAAAGGATCGGCTCCGCACGGAGGGCCACCTCCTGACGAAGGGACTGAACGCCGGTCCCGGCGCGGCCACGGGCCGCATCGCCCTCACCGCGGAGGACGCCGAGCGCATGGCCCAGGAAGGGCCCGTCGTGCTCGTGCGGGTGGAAACCAGTCCCGAGGACATCGCGGGGATGGTGGCCGCCCAGGGGATCCTCACGGCCCGCGGCGGAATGACCAGCCACGCGGCGGTGGTGGCCCGGGGCATGGGCAAGCCCTGCGTCTGCGGCGCCTCGGCGGTGCAGATCGACGTGGCGCGCGGGCTGGTGATGGTGGGCGAGCAGGTTCTGAAGGCCGGCGAGGATTGGATCTCCCTCGACGGTTCCACGGGCGAGGTCTTCGCGGGCAAGCTCAGCGCCCATCCCTCCGAAGTGAACCAGGTGCTGGTGGACGGCCGCCTGAAAGCGGAGGAGAGCGAGCTCTACGGCCGTTTCGCCAAGATCATGGACTGGAGCCGCGAGGCGCGGCGGCTGAAGGTGCGGACCAATGCGGACACGCCCCACGACGCCGCCGTGGCCCGGGCCTTCGGCGCTCAGGGCATCGGCCTGTGCCGCACGGAGCACATGTTCTTCGAGGGCGACCGTATCCTCTCCGTCCGCGAGATGATCCTCGCCACCGACACCGAGGGCCGCCGGAAGGCCCTCGCGAAGCTGCTCCCCATGCAGCGCGAGGATTTCGAGGGGATCTTCGCCGCCATGGATGGCCTGCCGGTCAACATTCGGCTCCTGGATCCGCCCCTGCACGAATTCCTGCCCCAGGACGAGGCCGGCCAAAAGGAGATGGCCGAAATCCTGGGCGTGGATCTGGGCACCGTGGAGCGCCGCGTGGCGCAGCTCCACGAATTCAATCCGATGATGGGCCACCGCGGCTGCCGCCTGGGCATCACCTTCCCCGAGATCGTCCGGATGCAGGTCCGCGCCATCGCCGAAGCCGCGCTCAACGTCCGGGCGAAGGGCATCACGGCCATTCCCGAAATCATGGTGCCTCTCATCGGCACCGTCCGGGAGCTGGTCTACACCAAGACCGAAATCCTGGATGAGCTCGCCCAGGTGAGCCGGGAGCGCGGCGAAGCCTTCGCGTGCCCCATCGGCACCATGATCGAGATTCCGCGCGCGGCGCTCACCTCCGACAAGATCGCCCAGGAGGCCGAGTTCTTCAGCTTCGGGACCAACGACCTGACGCAGATGGGCTTCGGCTTCAGCCGCGACGACGCGGGAACCTTCCTGCCGGAGTACGTGGGGAAGAAGATCCTCGACGAGGATCCCTTCCAGAGCCTGGACCAGGAGGGCATCGGCGAGCTGGTGCGGATCTCCTGCGAGAAGGGCCGCGCCGTCCGGCCGGACCTCAAGCTGGGCGTGTGCGGCGAGCACGGCGGGGATCCCCGCAGCGTGCGGTTCTTCCACCAGGTGGGCCTCGACTACGTGAGCTGCAGTCCCTACCGCGTGCCCATCGCCACCCTGGCGGCGGCCCAGGCCGCGCTGGACTGA
- a CDS encoding phosphorylase yields MRLLLSAFAPELGPLAGNPPPGWETATVGVGAVTAAAATARLLVERRPEAVLFLGTCGRYDARLALFDCLWASEAVATSLEEVQGGAYRPGLERVRWESTLPGPLAAHSVAVPPAITKTAEGAARLASVAPAEHLELTGVFAACHGAGVPCGGALVVVNDVGPDAQAQWKANHAEGSRRLVEALRESGFFGRG; encoded by the coding sequence ATGCGCCTTCTGCTTTCGGCTTTCGCTCCCGAACTGGGCCCTCTCGCGGGGAATCCGCCGCCCGGCTGGGAGACGGCCACGGTGGGCGTGGGCGCGGTGACGGCGGCGGCGGCCACGGCGAGGCTCCTAGTGGAGCGGCGGCCCGAGGCCGTCCTGTTCCTGGGAACCTGCGGGCGCTACGACGCGCGCCTCGCCCTGTTCGACTGCCTCTGGGCGTCGGAAGCCGTGGCGACGTCCCTGGAGGAAGTGCAGGGAGGTGCCTACCGCCCGGGACTGGAGCGGGTCCGCTGGGAATCCACCCTGCCCGGGCCGCTTGCCGCCCACTCCGTGGCCGTTCCCCCCGCCATCACGAAGACTGCCGAAGGCGCTGCCCGCTTGGCGTCCGTGGCCCCCGCGGAGCACCTGGAGCTGACGGGGGTCTTCGCGGCGTGCCACGGGGCCGGCGTTCCCTGCGGCGGCGCCCTGGTGGTGGTGAACGACGTGGGACCGGACGCGCAGGCCCAGTGGAAGGCCAACCACGCCGAGGGCAGCCGGCGGTTGGTGGAAGCGCTCAGGGAGTCGGGGTTTTTCGGAAGGGGATGA
- the ettA gene encoding energy-dependent translational throttle protein EttA gives MAKTATRTPSDQPEIIYSMMRVSKIYNNKPVIKDISLSYFYGAKIGVLGLNGSGKSTVLRIMAGVDQDFNGEAVLSKGYTTGILDQEPQLDPARTVREIVEEGAAEKVGWLRDYNAISEQFADPDADMDVLLAKQGELQEKIDAHDCWDLDARLDQAMDALRCPDPDTKIGVLSGGERRRVALCRLLLQEPDILLLDEPTNHLDAETVAWLEKHLQDYKGTVIAVTHDRYFLDHVAEWILELDRGEGIPWKGNYSSWLEQKQGRLGREEKSDQKRQKTLERELEWIRMSPKGQHTKSKARIANYERLAGEEGRQKEQELEIYIPSGPRLGDLVAELEGVTKAYGDHVLFENLSFAIPRGGILGVIGPNGAGKSTLLRLLTGQETPDAGTIKLGETVRMAYVDQLRAGLNLDKSVFEAVSGGYEQIELGGKLINARAWLSRFGFSGDSQQKKVSELSGGQQNRLNLALTLKSESNLLFFDEPTNDLDVNTMRALEEAIESFAGSAVLVSHDRWFLDRLATHILAFEGDSQVQFFDGNYSQYEAYRKDVLGLKPFDPHRIKYRKLTR, from the coding sequence ATGGCCAAGACCGCGACCCGGACCCCTTCCGATCAGCCCGAGATCATCTACTCGATGATGCGGGTGAGCAAGATCTACAACAACAAGCCCGTCATCAAGGACATCTCCCTCAGCTACTTCTACGGCGCCAAGATCGGCGTCCTGGGCCTCAACGGCTCAGGCAAGAGCACGGTTCTGCGGATCATGGCGGGCGTCGACCAGGACTTCAACGGCGAGGCCGTCCTCAGCAAGGGCTACACCACCGGCATCCTGGACCAGGAGCCCCAGCTCGATCCCGCCCGCACCGTGCGGGAGATCGTGGAGGAGGGCGCCGCCGAGAAGGTGGGCTGGCTGAGGGACTACAACGCCATCAGTGAGCAGTTCGCGGATCCCGACGCGGACATGGACGTGCTTCTCGCGAAGCAGGGAGAGCTGCAGGAGAAGATCGACGCCCACGACTGCTGGGACCTGGACGCGCGGCTGGACCAGGCCATGGACGCCCTCCGCTGCCCCGATCCCGACACCAAAATCGGCGTCCTGTCCGGCGGCGAGCGCCGCCGCGTGGCGCTCTGCCGCCTGCTCCTCCAGGAGCCCGACATCCTCCTGTTGGACGAGCCCACCAATCATCTGGACGCCGAGACCGTGGCCTGGCTGGAGAAGCACCTCCAGGACTACAAGGGCACCGTCATCGCCGTCACCCACGACCGCTACTTCCTGGACCACGTGGCCGAGTGGATCCTGGAACTGGACCGCGGCGAGGGCATCCCCTGGAAGGGCAACTACTCCAGCTGGCTGGAGCAGAAGCAGGGGCGCCTGGGACGGGAGGAGAAGTCCGACCAGAAGCGGCAGAAGACCCTGGAGCGCGAGCTGGAGTGGATCCGGATGTCGCCCAAGGGCCAGCACACCAAGAGCAAGGCCCGCATCGCGAACTACGAGCGCCTGGCGGGTGAAGAAGGTCGCCAGAAGGAGCAGGAGCTGGAGATCTACATCCCCAGCGGCCCGCGCCTGGGCGACCTCGTCGCGGAGCTGGAAGGCGTCACCAAGGCCTACGGCGACCACGTCCTGTTCGAGAACCTGAGCTTCGCCATTCCGCGGGGCGGGATCCTGGGCGTCATCGGCCCCAACGGCGCCGGCAAGTCCACGCTTCTGCGGCTGCTCACGGGCCAGGAAACGCCGGACGCGGGCACGATCAAGCTGGGTGAGACCGTCCGGATGGCCTACGTGGACCAGCTCCGCGCGGGGCTCAACCTCGACAAGAGCGTGTTCGAGGCGGTCTCCGGCGGCTACGAGCAGATCGAGCTGGGCGGAAAGCTCATCAACGCCCGTGCGTGGCTCAGCCGCTTCGGGTTCAGCGGCGATTCCCAGCAGAAGAAGGTCTCGGAACTGAGCGGCGGCCAGCAGAACCGCCTGAATCTGGCGCTGACCCTCAAGAGCGAATCCAACCTCCTGTTCTTCGACGAGCCCACCAACGACCTCGACGTGAACACCATGCGGGCGCTGGAGGAGGCCATCGAATCCTTCGCGGGCAGCGCCGTGCTGGTGAGCCACGACCGGTGGTTCCTGGACCGCCTGGCCACCCACATCCTGGCTTTCGAAGGCGATTCCCAGGTGCAGTTCTTCGACGGGAACTACAGCCAGTACGAGGCCTACCGCAAGGACGTGCTGGGCCTGAAGCCCTTCGATCCGCACCGCATCAAGTACCGCAAGCTGACGCGATGA